Proteins encoded together in one Candidatus Nitrosocaldus cavascurensis window:
- a CDS encoding winged helix-turn-helix domain-containing protein, with the protein MESTEEERLEVTVIVTIKDTSVEFRGTPEAVLDSVHRFLAREVPNLDLAYRISLNYSLPQLMDMFASYIRLTPEGPRVINDTGKRLSDKEVIALQLVAYKMMFELRRFNTPSMTAQEIQSVTGLKPKSVSSRLSELVKAGYVEKEVGEQGARYRITTQGIQWLSNTLASKR; encoded by the coding sequence ATGGAGAGCACTGAGGAGGAGAGGTTAGAGGTTACAGTGATAGTCACCATAAAGGATACAAGTGTTGAGTTCAGAGGCACGCCAGAGGCTGTACTTGATTCTGTGCATAGGTTCCTTGCAAGAGAGGTGCCAAACCTTGATCTAGCATATAGGATCTCCCTGAACTACTCACTACCCCAACTCATGGATATGTTTGCTTCATACATAAGGCTGACACCTGAAGGCCCTAGGGTTATAAACGATACTGGTAAGAGGTTGAGTGATAAGGAGGTTATAGCACTACAACTTGTAGCATACAAGATGATGTTTGAGTTGAGGAGGTTCAACACCCCAAGCATGACAGCACAAGAGATACAAAGCGTAACAGGATTAAAACCAAAGTCAGTTAGTTCTAGGCTGAGTGAGCTGGTCAAGGCAGGATATGTTGAGAAGGAGGTAGGTGAGCAGGGGGCAAGGTATAGGATAACCACTCAAGGCATACAGTGGTTAAGCAATACCCTAGCCAGCAAGAGATGA
- a CDS encoding DNA double-strand break repair nuclease NurA, translated as MKAQLNLPMVDLSNMMEMIGKSLDSILPSGLDMLNGKQVLFANNNVIMKPIGGWDVTLTHNDAKIHRLESIDIPACVIAVDSSCILVGETIDGSIYSAKCSIALSCNGEPITHALIGPLLFYIQYCSDYGKSMEIDGVKRMIRVRLERLVQYELARAMRGIILLVDGSLRHSIHEHLYTIHKVEDACRTNDNMLIGLSKSTRLRYLEGMISLLSREMYPCYMDVTDMVDGVCCDGKMLDRSNEHCIDCDGKEEGIMVAEEGEGEGVREGKDGCYSNTYGYNSCTDPGSKAKARVRSRTTTASSLLAKLAVNGLVLRADVLDKPETSLGMLMANDALHNGYPESLRIAHHTSVFTHTDMLCIRGFMKSRFNIREVDGDDVRRALLGKI; from the coding sequence ATGAAGGCACAATTAAACCTTCCTATGGTAGATCTCAGCAATATGATGGAGATGATAGGCAAGAGCCTTGATAGCATCTTACCCTCAGGGCTTGATATGCTGAATGGTAAGCAGGTTCTCTTCGCCAACAATAATGTAATAATGAAGCCAATAGGGGGCTGGGATGTAACCCTTACACATAATGATGCCAAGATACATAGATTAGAGAGCATAGATATCCCAGCATGTGTAATTGCTGTGGACTCTAGTTGTATATTGGTAGGTGAGACCATAGATGGCTCTATATACTCTGCTAAGTGCAGTATAGCATTATCATGTAATGGCGAGCCTATTACACATGCCCTGATAGGGCCATTGTTATTCTACATCCAGTATTGTAGTGATTATGGCAAAAGCATGGAGATTGATGGTGTGAAGAGGATGATAAGGGTAAGGCTTGAACGCTTGGTCCAGTACGAGCTTGCTAGAGCGATGAGAGGTATCATACTTCTAGTAGATGGATCGCTGAGGCACTCCATACATGAACATCTCTACACAATCCATAAGGTAGAGGATGCATGTAGGACAAATGATAATATGCTGATAGGTTTGAGCAAGAGTACAAGGCTGAGATATCTTGAGGGTATGATATCACTCCTCAGTAGAGAGATGTACCCATGCTACATGGATGTTACAGATATGGTAGATGGGGTATGCTGTGATGGGAAGATGCTAGATAGGAGCAATGAGCATTGCATAGATTGTGATGGTAAGGAAGAAGGGATTATGGTGGCAGAAGAAGGAGAAGGAGAAGGAGTAAGAGAAGGAAAGGATGGATGCTATAGTAATACTTATGGTTATAACAGTTGCACAGACCCTGGAAGTAAGGCTAAGGCTAGGGTTAGGAGTAGGACAACAACAGCATCATCGTTGCTAGCAAAGCTTGCAGTTAATGGGCTGGTATTAAGAGCAGATGTACTTGATAAGCCAGAGACCTCCCTTGGTATGCTTATGGCAAACGATGCACTCCATAATGGTTATCCAGAGTCTCTTAGGATTGCACACCATACATCTGTATTCACCCATACAGATATGCTCTGCATAAGAGGTTTCATGAAGAGCAGGTTCAACATAAGGGAGGTGGATGGGGATGATGTTAGAAGAGCGCTCTTGGGCAAGATATAA
- a CDS encoding ATP-binding protein has translation MRIISKEGDEIILLALHGEEVSKGDYLIIEDVECRRRLLVQVYDEEYHNTQSLLEDIIRDEVVNAASKCNQYDPLQIGNIARIVRDARLLRCKIRASVEDDRLGHAVSWLPSRVSSRLRRVDMRELNSFIHGKSVANAATESQKVHPIKIGYSMDGEPVTIYAEDLDGRLNLITGKKGSGKSHLAKSIVKSLVEYGAYIFILDLNNEYLGIAWRHDGGKSSIGDKVLFLEPGRGLRFTLEYIGKGAVANMLKYALDMPAASLREFFRVWDALASRNRLGISNLMESVANWRVNELVKDALTSRLHTMLTSGLFADGNGIRVEDMIRERHDGAVIVIGMGRVPPVVRRMTVELLLSKLVELLEQGKIPPIFLFAEEAHLYLRDTYWEDIVTRMRHFGIFTTFITNQPDAISDSIYRQLDNIFLFNFTNENDLEKIARASMVDAESVKSIVRTLPAKHCMVIGSVVNNLPLVIRTAQQEVLMLGETKRFFNNKVSV, from the coding sequence ATGAGGATAATAAGCAAGGAAGGCGATGAGATAATACTCCTTGCATTGCATGGCGAAGAGGTAAGCAAGGGTGACTATCTCATCATAGAGGATGTAGAGTGTAGAAGGAGGTTACTGGTTCAGGTGTATGATGAGGAGTATCATAACACACAATCACTCCTTGAGGATATCATCAGGGATGAGGTGGTTAATGCAGCAAGCAAGTGCAACCAGTACGATCCACTACAGATAGGCAATATAGCAAGGATAGTAAGGGATGCTAGATTATTGAGATGTAAGATAAGGGCAAGTGTAGAGGATGATAGGCTAGGGCATGCAGTATCATGGCTACCATCAAGGGTTAGTTCAAGATTGAGGAGGGTAGATATGCGTGAGTTGAACTCATTCATACATGGAAAAAGTGTTGCTAATGCTGCTACTGAGAGCCAGAAGGTGCATCCCATCAAGATAGGCTATAGCATGGATGGTGAACCAGTTACCATATATGCTGAGGACCTTGATGGTAGGTTGAACCTTATAACTGGTAAGAAGGGCTCTGGCAAATCTCATCTAGCAAAGAGTATAGTAAAGAGCTTAGTAGAATATGGTGCATACATATTCATACTCGACCTAAACAATGAGTATCTAGGCATAGCATGGAGGCATGATGGAGGGAAGAGTAGTATAGGTGATAAGGTGCTCTTCCTTGAGCCTGGGAGAGGCTTGAGGTTTACATTGGAGTATATAGGCAAGGGTGCAGTAGCAAACATGCTCAAGTATGCTCTAGATATGCCAGCAGCATCGCTAAGGGAGTTCTTCAGGGTTTGGGATGCGCTAGCATCAAGGAATAGGCTAGGCATATCAAACCTGATGGAGTCTGTAGCAAACTGGAGGGTGAACGAACTTGTGAAGGATGCATTAACATCTAGGCTTCATACAATGCTCACCTCTGGGCTCTTTGCAGATGGGAATGGTATAAGGGTAGAGGATATGATAAGGGAGAGGCATGATGGTGCAGTGATTGTTATAGGCATGGGCAGGGTTCCTCCAGTGGTTAGGAGGATGACTGTAGAGCTTCTGCTTAGCAAGCTTGTTGAACTACTTGAGCAGGGCAAGATACCTCCCATATTCTTGTTTGCTGAGGAAGCGCATCTCTACCTAAGGGATACCTACTGGGAGGATATAGTGACAAGGATGAGGCACTTTGGCATATTCACCACATTCATAACCAATCAGCCAGATGCTATAAGTGATAGTATATACAGGCAGTTGGATAACATATTCCTCTTCAACTTCACCAACGAGAACGATCTTGAGAAGATAGCAAGAGCATCGATGGTTGATGCAGAGTCTGTAAAGTCAATAGTTAGAACACTTCCAGCAAAGCACTGCATGGTAATAGGGAGTGTTGTGAATAACCTTCCTCTAGTGATAAGGACTGCACAGCAAGAGGTTCTCATGCTTGGAGAGACGAAGAGGTTCTTTAACAACAAAGTTAGTGTGTAA
- a CDS encoding P-II family nitrogen regulator, producing the protein MKRIEAIIPTERLIAVNEALKKVGVGGVTVIDSKGRGAGKREAIAGARGTMYYVPEFHARTTLITVVDDSKVDDVINAIVGAASTGSPGDGKIFITNVEDIVDIGSKKRGQGAL; encoded by the coding sequence ATGAAGAGGATAGAGGCTATTATACCAACAGAGAGGCTTATAGCTGTGAATGAGGCGTTGAAGAAGGTAGGGGTTGGAGGTGTAACAGTTATAGATAGTAAGGGTAGGGGGGCAGGGAAGAGGGAGGCCATAGCAGGCGCTAGAGGAACCATGTACTACGTACCAGAGTTCCATGCAAGAACAACCCTCATAACTGTTGTTGATGACTCTAAGGTTGATGATGTGATCAATGCAATAGTTGGTGCTGCAAGTACTGGCTCCCCTGGAGATGGCAAGATATTCATAACAAATGTGGAGGATATTGTTGATATAGGGAGTAAGAAGAGAGGACAAGGAGCTCTATAA
- a CDS encoding VOC family protein, which produces MFRRLDAVILFTSDLKRAVEFYRDDLGLPLQNATNDTVEFFSSGTKIIIKSVDGKTGAGAEQVKGKAARSGILLGFTIQNIDELCELLKKKGVRFLKEPREEAFGKHAIILDPDEHMISLAQIKGAVQEEFDLLGAIGTE; this is translated from the coding sequence ATGTTCAGAAGGCTTGATGCAGTGATACTATTCACCAGCGACCTCAAGCGTGCAGTAGAGTTTTATAGGGATGATCTTGGACTGCCATTACAGAATGCTACAAATGATACTGTAGAGTTCTTCTCCTCTGGCACAAAGATCATCATAAAGAGTGTAGATGGTAAGACTGGGGCTGGGGCTGAGCAGGTCAAGGGCAAGGCTGCTAGGTCTGGAATACTCCTAGGCTTCACTATCCAGAACATCGATGAGTTGTGTGAACTGCTCAAGAAGAAGGGTGTGAGGTTCCTGAAGGAGCCAAGGGAGGAGGCATTTGGCAAGCATGCAATAATACTTGATCCAGATGAGCATATGATATCCCTAGCACAGATCAAGGGTGCTGTTCAGGAGGAGTTCGATCTTCTGGGTGCTATAGGCACTGAGTGA
- a CDS encoding DUF4443 domain-containing protein, producing MYEGGDELSLLIRVCSRYAPSRMLSFNMAHVIVALQLMGRLGRVSRAVLMRELMLGEGSVKTMIKHMRMYGLVETSRAGVMLTSKGKDLYARLSRVMVAEARIPNCSIAVGEFNYAVKVRGIANAIRSGVEQRDAAIKVGALGATTLVYRGSRFIMPGSGNSVYIKEQDVMDRLKDLMPEEDDVIIIGSASNVKVAELAAKYAVLTTLLNMLHYTHNSLL from the coding sequence ATGTATGAGGGTGGTGATGAGCTCTCCTTACTCATAAGGGTATGCAGTAGATACGCTCCAAGCAGGATGCTCTCATTCAATATGGCACATGTTATAGTTGCATTACAACTCATGGGTAGGCTTGGGAGAGTAAGCAGGGCTGTGCTTATGAGGGAACTTATGCTTGGGGAAGGGTCTGTAAAGACCATGATAAAGCATATGAGGATGTATGGTCTGGTAGAGACTAGCAGGGCAGGTGTAATGCTAACCAGCAAGGGTAAGGATCTATATGCTAGATTATCGAGGGTGATGGTTGCAGAGGCAAGAATACCAAACTGCTCTATAGCTGTAGGTGAGTTCAACTATGCAGTGAAGGTCAGGGGTATAGCAAATGCAATAAGATCTGGTGTAGAGCAGAGGGATGCTGCTATCAAGGTTGGTGCGCTTGGTGCAACAACCCTAGTATATAGAGGATCTAGGTTCATAATGCCTGGGAGTGGTAATAGTGTGTACATAAAGGAGCAGGATGTAATGGATAGGCTTAAGGACCTCATGCCAGAAGAGGATGATGTAATAATAATAGGAAGTGCATCTAACGTGAAGGTGGCAGAATTGGCAGCAAAGTATGCTGTATTAACAACACTGCTCAACATGCTACACTACACTCATAATAGTTTATTATAA
- the mtnA gene encoding S-methyl-5-thioribose-1-phosphate isomerase — protein MEYRYGLMTVQWDDKDKSLVLIDQRRLPNRLEYIRCKSHEQVADCIKSMAVRGAPAIGVAAAFGLALAAINSKAKDKESFMHEIDAAFKLLRATRPTAINLFWALERIMSKARGADSIDKAREAMLSEAVAMLKEDLDVNRRLGDHGSLLLNDGDRVLTHCNAGALATVGYGTALGVIRAAKEKGKRISVIATETRPVMQGARLTAFELKHDGIDVSIAPDTSVALLMARGMIDKVIVGADRVLRDGHVFNKIGTYQVAILAKEHNIPFYVAAPLSSFDLKSKVEDVIIEERAYDEVVKIARRRIAPKGIRVFNPAFDVTPPTLITAIITEKGVLEPPYEQSIASVFNL, from the coding sequence ATGGAGTACAGATATGGACTGATGACTGTACAGTGGGATGATAAGGATAAGAGTCTAGTGCTTATAGATCAGAGGAGGCTCCCAAACAGGCTAGAGTATATAAGATGCAAGAGCCATGAGCAGGTTGCAGATTGTATAAAGAGCATGGCTGTTAGAGGTGCCCCAGCAATAGGGGTTGCTGCTGCATTTGGGCTAGCACTTGCAGCAATCAACAGTAAGGCAAAGGATAAGGAGAGTTTCATGCATGAGATTGATGCTGCATTCAAACTACTAAGAGCTACAAGACCAACTGCAATAAACCTATTCTGGGCATTGGAGAGGATAATGAGCAAGGCTAGGGGTGCTGATTCTATCGATAAGGCTAGAGAGGCTATGTTATCTGAGGCTGTAGCTATGCTCAAGGAGGATCTCGATGTTAATAGAAGGCTTGGAGATCATGGCTCCTTGCTACTGAACGATGGTGATAGGGTTCTTACACACTGTAATGCTGGCGCCCTTGCAACTGTAGGCTATGGCACAGCATTAGGAGTGATAAGGGCTGCCAAAGAGAAGGGTAAGAGGATAAGCGTTATAGCAACAGAGACTAGGCCAGTTATGCAGGGAGCAAGACTTACTGCATTCGAACTCAAGCATGATGGGATAGATGTAAGCATTGCTCCAGATACCTCTGTAGCATTGCTCATGGCTAGAGGGATGATAGACAAGGTTATAGTTGGGGCTGATAGAGTACTAAGGGATGGGCATGTATTCAACAAGATAGGCACGTATCAGGTTGCTATACTTGCTAAAGAGCATAACATCCCATTCTACGTTGCTGCTCCTCTCTCCAGTTTCGATCTTAAGAGCAAGGTTGAGGATGTTATCATAGAGGAGAGGGCATACGATGAGGTTGTGAAGATAGCAAGGAGGAGGATAGCACCAAAGGGCATAAGGGTATTCAATCCAGCATTTGATGTTACCCCTCCAACCCTCATAACAGCAATAATAACAGAGAAGGGTGTACTTGAGCCACCGTATGAGCAGTCTATAGCAAGTGTATTCAACCTATAA
- a CDS encoding RNA methyltransferase, translating into MQIRPCLDIYAVRISIAVCEPVYEVNVGHIARLMMNFGLEELLLIEPKVDLARARIFAAHAASIVDRARIVHFEDILRMGFDIIVGSTSTPSSDRSNIIRDAVDASMLAGIVRGKDKVCLLLGRESTGLTNEELARCDVVVSINTPTDYKALNISHALAIILYEIFRDSSMHRVEYASREEIDLLIKYAVDLAKVANTREYRIPMIETAIRRIMGRSTATSKEVMLIVSLLRSAILAIKRAESRSLSQNA; encoded by the coding sequence ATGCAGATAAGACCCTGTCTAGATATATATGCTGTGAGGATAAGCATAGCAGTATGCGAGCCTGTGTATGAGGTTAACGTTGGTCATATAGCAAGGCTGATGATGAACTTTGGACTTGAGGAGTTACTGTTGATAGAGCCAAAGGTTGATCTAGCAAGGGCAAGGATCTTTGCTGCACATGCTGCTAGCATAGTAGATAGAGCAAGGATAGTGCACTTTGAGGATATACTAAGGATGGGCTTTGATATTATAGTAGGGAGTACATCAACACCAAGCAGTGATAGGAGCAACATAATCAGGGATGCTGTAGATGCTAGCATGTTAGCAGGTATTGTAAGAGGTAAGGATAAGGTATGCCTCCTCCTCGGTAGAGAGTCTACAGGGCTCACAAATGAGGAACTTGCTAGATGCGATGTTGTGGTAAGCATAAACACACCAACTGATTACAAAGCACTAAACATATCCCATGCACTAGCAATAATACTCTACGAGATATTCAGAGATTCAAGTATGCATAGAGTAGAGTATGCAAGTAGAGAGGAGATAGATCTACTCATCAAGTATGCTGTAGATCTTGCAAAGGTAGCAAATACAAGGGAATACAGGATACCCATGATAGAGACTGCTATAAGGAGGATTATGGGTAGGAGCACGGCTACATCCAAGGAGGTTATGCTCATTGTATCACTCTTGAGGAGTGCTATACTAGCAATAAAGCGTGCAGAGTCTAGATCTTTATCTCAGAATGCTTGA
- a CDS encoding alpha/beta fold hydrolase — translation MERYALVNEYRIRYIEEGSGPTLILVHGLGGSANSWVNNISNLAKDNHVYALDMLGFGRSDKPRINYTIDLFVDMLRGFMDTLGVDKASIVGSSLGGQIAAEYALKHQERVDRLILVAPAGFTPKTFKGTNTLRNYTRIFNAKSKDGLRHILERVHGTSISDEYLEWMYEYIRMENARHAFISALRNSAKAERLSRRFKRALESGSIKALVIWGKDDRIIPVRYAEQFIDMPNCRLILLENCGHRPHVEVSNVFNEYVRFFLKQID, via the coding sequence ATGGAGAGGTATGCTCTAGTCAATGAATACAGGATAAGGTACATTGAGGAGGGTTCTGGCCCTACCCTCATACTTGTGCATGGACTTGGAGGCTCTGCAAACAGTTGGGTCAACAACATATCTAACTTGGCTAAGGATAATCATGTATATGCACTGGATATGCTAGGCTTTGGGAGGAGTGATAAGCCAAGGATTAACTATACCATAGATCTCTTCGTTGATATGCTCAGAGGGTTCATGGATACGCTTGGAGTAGATAAAGCCAGTATAGTAGGCTCATCGCTTGGAGGGCAGATAGCTGCTGAGTATGCCCTAAAGCATCAAGAGAGGGTTGATAGGCTCATCCTTGTAGCACCAGCAGGGTTCACACCAAAGACATTCAAGGGCACTAATACACTACGCAACTACACAAGGATATTCAATGCAAAGAGTAAAGATGGGTTAAGGCATATACTGGAGAGGGTCCATGGCACCAGTATTAGCGATGAGTACCTTGAGTGGATGTATGAGTATATAAGGATGGAGAATGCTAGACATGCATTCATCTCAGCATTGAGGAATAGTGCAAAGGCAGAGAGGTTAAGTAGGAGGTTCAAGAGAGCATTGGAGTCTGGAAGTATCAAGGCTCTGGTGATCTGGGGCAAGGATGATAGGATAATCCCTGTAAGGTATGCTGAGCAGTTCATAGATATGCCTAACTGCAGGCTAATCCTGCTTGAGAACTGTGGACATAGACCTCATGTTGAGGTTAGCAATGTATTCAACGAGTATGTGAGGTTCTTCCTGAAGCAGATAGATTAA
- the tes gene encoding tetraether lipid synthase Tes, with translation MDLIQITSLAKKGQAKGKTIRYTQSICPECNMILDAEVFERDGKVYMSKTCPKHGEVEELYFGSYEMYKKFSTYWRDGKGIDASTANVGIEKCACPTNCGLCTNHLSHSGLANMIVTNRCDLTCWYCFFYVKKGLEGSYLYEPSLEQVRAMAKMLKAERPIPGNSLQITGGEPMLREDIVDVIKTIREEGIDHIQMNTNGIRLAMDVELMRQIREAGVNNLYLSFDGVTPRTNPKNHWEVPYVLENARKVGMTIVFVPTVIKSVNDHELGDIIRYAQRNMDVVHGVNFQPVSLTGRMTKKEREKYRITIPDCIERIEEQTNGEIPKDAWFPVPSCMPLTDVIEQFSRRPKYELSIHFACGAGTYVFEDAESKKLVPLTAFVDIRGLLEYFEEKAEEIKSGRNRYASMVEVVSKLNTFIDRKKQPKGVDLAKMFASILLKRNFDSVGSWHVRSLFLGMMHFQDKYNEDLERLQRCDIHYLTPDLRIIPFCAFNVIPEWYRDRIQKKYGMPVEEWEKKAGKRLEEGLYRGLLRRGKPQQQDMGAGCALSEMHRQVELAKGVKGF, from the coding sequence ATGGATCTGATACAGATAACATCACTAGCAAAGAAGGGACAAGCCAAAGGGAAGACAATAAGGTATACGCAGAGTATATGCCCAGAGTGCAACATGATACTTGATGCTGAGGTATTTGAGAGGGATGGCAAGGTGTACATGAGCAAGACCTGTCCAAAGCATGGTGAGGTTGAAGAGCTCTACTTCGGTTCATATGAGATGTACAAGAAGTTCAGCACATACTGGAGGGATGGGAAGGGGATAGATGCAAGTACAGCAAATGTTGGGATAGAAAAGTGTGCATGTCCTACGAACTGTGGTCTCTGCACCAACCATCTTAGCCATTCAGGTTTAGCGAATATGATAGTTACAAATAGATGTGATCTCACATGCTGGTACTGCTTCTTCTACGTTAAGAAGGGTCTTGAGGGCTCATATCTGTACGAGCCTAGTCTAGAGCAGGTTAGGGCAATGGCAAAGATGCTCAAGGCTGAGAGGCCTATCCCAGGCAACTCATTGCAGATAACTGGAGGCGAGCCAATGCTTAGAGAGGATATAGTAGATGTTATAAAGACGATAAGGGAAGAAGGGATAGATCACATACAGATGAATACAAACGGTATAAGGCTTGCAATGGATGTAGAGTTGATGCGCCAGATTAGGGAGGCTGGTGTGAACAACCTGTATCTTAGCTTTGATGGTGTAACGCCTAGAACAAACCCAAAGAACCACTGGGAGGTTCCATACGTGCTAGAGAATGCAAGGAAGGTTGGCATGACCATAGTCTTCGTTCCTACAGTGATCAAGTCAGTTAACGATCATGAGTTAGGGGATATAATCAGGTATGCTCAAAGGAACATGGATGTTGTGCATGGCGTTAACTTCCAACCTGTATCCTTAACAGGGAGGATGACAAAGAAGGAGAGGGAGAAGTATAGGATAACAATACCAGACTGCATTGAGAGGATCGAGGAGCAGACCAACGGTGAGATACCAAAGGATGCTTGGTTCCCTGTACCAAGTTGCATGCCATTAACCGATGTTATAGAGCAGTTCAGTAGAAGACCAAAGTACGAGTTGAGCATACACTTTGCATGTGGTGCTGGCACGTATGTCTTTGAGGATGCTGAGAGCAAGAAGTTGGTGCCATTAACCGCATTCGTTGATATAAGAGGGTTACTGGAGTACTTTGAGGAGAAGGCTGAGGAGATCAAGTCTGGGAGGAATAGATATGCAAGCATGGTTGAGGTAGTAAGCAAGTTGAATACATTCATAGATAGGAAGAAGCAGCCAAAGGGTGTTGATCTAGCAAAGATGTTCGCAAGTATACTCCTCAAGAGGAACTTCGATAGTGTTGGTTCATGGCATGTGAGGAGCCTCTTCCTTGGCATGATGCACTTCCAGGATAAGTACAATGAGGACCTTGAGAGGTTGCAGAGATGCGATATACACTATCTAACACCAGATCTAAGGATAATACCGTTCTGTGCATTCAACGTCATACCAGAGTGGTATAGAGATAGGATACAGAAGAAGTACGGTATGCCAGTAGAGGAGTGGGAGAAGAAGGCAGGGAAGAGGTTGGAGGAGGGGCTGTATAGAGGGTTGCTGAGGAGGGGTAAGCCTCAGCAGCAGGATATGGGTGCTGGGTGTGCATTATCAGAGATGCACAGGCAGGTAGAGCTGGCTAAGGGTGTTAAGGGCTTCTAA
- a CDS encoding TrmB family transcriptional regulator — protein MISEKARKAMEGIGLTSYEIKAYTTLLVEGALTAQELSIRSGVPYSKIYEVLGKLEEKGWIESDGSRPTKFYPRSPATALEAMKARMESEMRDAESTIVGELMPLYDKSGAKEKPEIWVLRGLHNILAKVKEVILGCEKELLVALPAVAEGMSKQMQPLLRQLREKGVRITILASESTSSEVIKALSRVAEVRFKDSMFGGGVISDSRQVILLLASERMGNEPLAILAEHTGLAGFAREYFNYLWKEARDIDYHS, from the coding sequence ATGATAAGCGAGAAGGCAAGGAAGGCCATGGAGGGTATAGGATTAACAAGTTATGAAATAAAGGCTTATACTACGCTCCTTGTTGAGGGTGCACTCACAGCACAAGAACTAAGCATAAGATCTGGTGTGCCATACAGCAAGATATATGAGGTTCTAGGCAAGTTGGAGGAGAAGGGTTGGATAGAGTCAGATGGCTCTAGACCAACCAAGTTCTACCCAAGGTCACCTGCAACTGCGCTAGAGGCTATGAAGGCACGTATGGAGAGCGAGATGAGGGATGCTGAATCTACAATAGTTGGGGAGTTGATGCCACTCTACGATAAGAGTGGGGCTAAGGAGAAGCCAGAGATATGGGTGCTTAGAGGGCTGCATAACATACTAGCAAAGGTTAAGGAAGTTATACTTGGATGCGAGAAGGAGTTGTTAGTTGCTCTTCCTGCTGTTGCTGAAGGTATGAGCAAGCAGATGCAGCCATTGCTTAGACAGTTGAGGGAGAAGGGTGTTAGGATAACCATACTTGCAAGTGAGAGCACTAGCAGTGAGGTTATAAAGGCTCTAAGCAGGGTAGCAGAGGTGAGGTTCAAGGATAGCATGTTTGGAGGAGGGGTTATAAGTGATAGTAGGCAAGTGATACTCCTTCTAGCAAGTGAGAGGATGGGTAATGAGCCATTGGCGATACTTGCTGAGCATACTGGCCTTGCAGGGTTTGCAAGGGAGTACTTCAACTACCTCTGGAAGGAGGCAAGAGATATAGATTATCATAGTTAA
- a CDS encoding winged helix-turn-helix transcriptional regulator — protein sequence MELKRLTGLSYGTLTYHLTRLEREGSIRAVRSARKSRYYTSDVDDLQADIIECIRNRICKDIISMIVEYGAVTLDGLAKALKKAKTTINYHIERLRARGIIEGKRIGRYIFYSLRDSSILDRLGALLSS from the coding sequence ATGGAGCTAAAGAGACTTACAGGATTATCGTATGGTACGCTAACATACCATCTTACAAGGCTAGAAAGAGAAGGGAGTATAAGGGCTGTACGCTCAGCAAGGAAGAGTAGATACTATACTAGTGATGTAGATGATTTACAGGCAGATATCATAGAGTGTATAAGGAATAGAATATGTAAGGATATAATTAGCATGATAGTGGAGTATGGTGCCGTAACACTTGATGGATTGGCTAAAGCCCTGAAGAAGGCAAAGACCACAATAAATTACCATATAGAGAGGTTGAGGGCTAGAGGAATAATAGAGGGTAAGAGGATAGGCAGATACATCTTCTATAGTTTGAGGGATAGTAGTATATTGGATAGACTAGGTGCTCTTCTTAGTAGTTAG